In Rhineura floridana isolate rRhiFlo1 chromosome 1, rRhiFlo1.hap2, whole genome shotgun sequence, the following proteins share a genomic window:
- the LOC133378834 gene encoding E3 SUMO-protein ligase PIAS2-like isoform X2 encodes MADFEELRNMVSSFRVSELQVLLGFAGHNKSGRKHDLLMRALHLLKSGCSPAVQIKIRELYRRRYPRTIEGLSDLSTVKPSVFSLDSSSSPVEPDLAAAGLHPLPSTSVAPQSPSSPLSSVLLQDTKPRFEMQQPSPPVPPVHPDVQLKSLPFYDVLDVLIKPTSLVQSSIQRFQEKFFIFAFNTSTSQRNLHFPVIAECLA; translated from the exons ATGGCGGACTTCGAGGAGCTGAGG AATATGGTATCAAGTTTTCGGGTCTCTGAACTACAAGTGCTGTTGGGCTTTGCTGGACATAATAAAAGTGGACGCAAACATGACCTCCTGATGAGGGCATTGCACTTGCTGAAGAGTGGCTGCAGCCCAGCAGTTCAGATAAAGATCCGAGAACTCTACAGGCGCCGATATCCCAGGACAATAGAAGGTCTTTCTGACTTGTCTACTGTAAAACCTTCTGTCTTCAGTTTGGACAGCAGCTCATCTCCAGTAGAACCTGATTTAGCGGCTGCTGGCCTGCATCCGTTACCGTCTACTTCAGTTGCTCCTCAATCCCCTTCCTCGCCTCTTAGTTCAGTGCTACTTCAGGACACAAAGCCTCGCTTTGAGATGCAGCAGCCGTCACCTCCAGTTCCACCTGTgcatcctgatgttcagctgaagagCCTCCCATTCTATGATGTGCTTGATGTTCTCATCAAACCTACAAGCTTAG TACAGAGCAGCATTCAGAGGTTCCAAGAAAAGTTCTTTATCTTTGCTTTTAACACCTCAACAAGTCAGAGAAATCTGCATTTCCCCGTAATAGCAGAATGTTTAGCCTGA